In the Campylobacter sp. RM6914 genome, one interval contains:
- a CDS encoding F0F1 ATP synthase subunit B → MKIKFLLLMVLPILAFASDHSGANYDIIERALNFLLFFSILIYFVAKPLKQLYLDRIANIANKLESIQEKLRASKAKKDDALKRVEEAKINAASLVETAKKEAQNLVQKVKKESELEIVNMERSFKDQKDFEERKMTKTVVNEILNEIFASDSLKIDQKELINIILKKVS, encoded by the coding sequence ATGAAGATAAAATTTTTACTTCTAATGGTTTTACCTATACTTGCTTTTGCTAGTGATCACAGTGGTGCAAACTACGACATAATCGAAAGAGCATTAAACTTTTTGTTGTTTTTTAGTATTTTGATCTACTTTGTCGCTAAACCACTTAAACAACTATACTTAGATAGGATAGCAAACATAGCTAATAAGCTTGAAAGTATCCAGGAAAAACTTCGCGCTTCAAAAGCCAAAAAAGATGATGCTTTAAAACGTGTTGAAGAGGCTAAAATCAATGCTGCTTCACTTGTTGAAACAGCTAAAAAAGAGGCTCAAAATTTAGTTCAAAAAGTTAAAAAAGAGAGTGAGCTAGAGATTGTAAACATGGAAAGAAGCTTCAAAGATCAAAAAGATTTTGAAGAGCGCAAGATGACAAAAACAGTCGTTAATGAGATCTTGAATGAAATTTTTGCTAGCGATAGCTTAAAAATCGATCAAAAAGAACTCATCAATATCATACTAAAAAAGGTTAGCTAA
- a CDS encoding F0F1 ATP synthase subunit delta → MNEAVTKKYVKAILGNLNANDLEKFVANLAEISAAFGVEKFRNIINLPTLKSMQKVEFILSLVNNPSQNFVNFIKLLGSNKRLEIIPAVLAEIKAQQAKLNNIYNGNVVGNFNINDDQLKSLEENFSKRFDAKVKLEGENSDYNGIKIELDSLGVEVNFSIDRLKAQLSEHILKAI, encoded by the coding sequence ATGAATGAAGCGGTAACAAAAAAATACGTAAAAGCTATTTTAGGCAACCTAAATGCTAACGACCTGGAGAAATTTGTAGCAAATTTAGCTGAAATTTCAGCTGCTTTTGGTGTTGAAAAATTTAGAAATATTATAAATTTACCAACATTAAAAAGCATGCAAAAGGTTGAATTTATACTGTCACTTGTAAATAACCCTAGTCAAAATTTTGTAAATTTTATAAAATTACTAGGCAGCAACAAAAGACTTGAAATAATACCCGCAGTACTTGCAGAGATAAAAGCGCAACAAGCAAAGCTAAATAACATTTACAACGGTAATGTTGTTGGAAATTTTAATATAAACGATGACCAACTTAAGTCATTGGAAGAAAATTTCTCAAAACGCTTTGATGCAAAAGTGAAGCTTGAGGGCGAAAATAGCGATTATAACGGTATTAAGATAGAGCTTGATAGTTTGGGGGTAGAGGTAAATTTCTCTATTGATAGATTAAAAGCTCAACTAAGCGAACATATATTAAAAGCAATTTAA